The DNA segment gtgacaacatcaagttctgtttgtgctctgtttgttagtgtatcaatggtgttgctggtgacaaggtgagagacatcatcagcataacatatggttaatgaagtgtgatgaacagggtcaggaatgtcgtttatgtataggatgtagagtgttggggcaagaacagaaccttggggaacaccggcatgtaagttgaagtagtcagagtgttgttggaggaacttaattctcattgtcctattgtctaagtagttagaaagaagtttggtggtgataagaggaagattaaagttgttgcatagtttgaattttaagccgtcatgccaaacagtgtcaaaggccttctcaacgtccttagtgatgagtgcagtcttaagtctttggtgctgattgatactgaggtagttagtcatgatgtttaaggcgtcgtgagtggaccggtgaggccgaaatccaaactgtttgttagtgagtaagtcattgtgttcaaggtgggttttaagtctctggttgatcagcctttcaaagactttgccaagtgtctctagaaggctgatgggtctatagttctttgggtcagtgtggggtttcccaggttttggaataagaacggctgtggcagacttaaagttgagagggaagtatccagaggcaagggaggcgttgaataggttagtgacagcagtaatgatagaagcagggagttgtctaagaaggatatgtccaatgcctgatgcaccaggggctctacgacgagtgcccatgagagctgtcctgACATCAACTAGAGtaaggggagtctgtagttcagtgtttgagtTGAGATTGTCAgggtgaatgaggtcgtctggtgtagttgcatgtctattttggtgtatccagtcttcgactacttcaatgttggggcgggcaaatggttcaggaggatgtgggtgaaagatttgttcccagtgaggtttaaaaatgttgagtacttcatcaggatcagtgattttgctgttattatgaagaaggtaattaaacggtgtgtgagttgatccttgtaatcgtttgatttgtttccaaaattcttgaggtgtcagttttctgtattgttctgcttgtactatgaggtgtttccaatgttttgagtgatcttcatctaggctgttaaggatgtggttttttaatgctgttaggtcccatagtatttgtccatgacgatgcatATTTTGTaggaatctagtgtgatagcaagctaagaggcgtttagagcgaatggagggggtgaaagtgatatgtggtttgtgtgttgttttaggaatggagatgtttgctgcatgaatgatggtgtcttgtatgttgcgtgcttgtgtgtcgatgtcagtgtgatgtttgtcattgtattcataagtgagaccaGTGTcgtcaatgtgttgtttgaacatgtcccagtttgccctaaggTATGATAATTGAGGAGtactggggatgagaataggatttgtggagactgtgagaattaagggaatatgatcagagcccgtaatgggccctggtgaaatgaagtgttgcaagttgctgccatgtctgttggtgaatatgagatcaggtctgccagaacctaaatgattgaaaaaagtgggaaagtcagggccaagaaagaatagatgtttttgagtgcatatttggtgaagctgtgtgccatatttggtgaagctgtgtaaaaatgagtggccctctcaggaccaacacgtccttctTTGGCCTCATGAAttaattcggggaactctatctgctgcaactccccaagacgagtgcggtctacccctagagaactggcaaGGGTCACCTGTAtctcaccatccgggctgccatcgccctccactcgttttcCGGGTTCCATGAggaggtgatcgattcccaggctgtcggacgtctcctcttcagccctatcagatccactCCCTCCGTGTCCGTCGCACCGCCTCGGAATCACACGGCGCATACAGGGAACGCCACAGCGGCGatccccttctcgtccccacaggcgtctaacactccgcctttctccttatagtgctccaagcactcctcgcccttcacgaggttagggaggacacatcctccacatgcgtcatttccgagGATGACTTGTGTCTCCATcatgggcattgatgcacagacccccaccactatggtctggcagccataatcagaattcagagtcacctggtgtaggggcatcctcactgggcctcccacagtggtcacacttgccacccccacactggtactctcgtaaccctcggggaacagggttttgctcaccagggtaaaatctgccccagtgtctctcaatatcttcaccggaattgggtctgcgtcccccatccttacggttccctcagacatgaatgggtgaactctcttctccccactcagtacgggttcatcccgcaccctctcggccatctggtcctctaccctcacgaaagcaacgttcccccgctgcttagggcgtctgcattcccgcgcgacgtgtccgaatactCCAGAGTGGTAGCAGCGGATCCTTCTTCTGTGGATCTTCTGCGTGCCATCCGTCGACTCCTGCGTGtcagcaacagctcctgagctttcagcttgggacttcttcaccggctccacagcaccctTTGATCttttactgtctccactcgagaggtgggattcgagagaactcgctcctgtcctccatccgtctgTTCTTCTATAATTTCTCCCATATCCGGAATATACGGGTGGTCGGTGTCGTCCCTCTCCGTGTGGTCataaggcttcttccagcatgtcagctctgtcggccgtggccctcaggtccttaatgtccgcctcctttactataaccctgatctcaggagagagcatgaacataaacttctccataacCTTAAGCCTCTTGACATCCTCAGTCGACTTCGCTCCTTTGGATTCCAGCCACttcaggaactttctctccatgtccctcgccgtctccgcataagattttcctggtgaacgggtacattccctgaactttTTCCTATAACATTCCAGCgttagcttgaaagaatggagcacagctctctttacagcaacATAGTTGGTGCACTCCCTGAGatcgagcatgttgtaggcttcaagagcttcaccggtgagcctactctgaaccaactccgccctcggccacttcttcagGGTAGCGATCCTCTCGAAGTGGtcaaagaaaccttcagcttcgtttggtacaaagaccggcaaatctcgctccgtcactcggcggtcttcctgctttGGCAGAACAGgtggagctagccctagctcagctcgcttcagctccacctctttGTTAGCTTCTACCTCTtgctgtttcagcctagcttctagCTTGCGCTGCTCTCGTCTTAGCTGTGCCTCTCGTTCCTCTTTGCACAGCtgcgcctctcgctcttctcggcgcagctgtgcctctcgctcttcccgtttcagctgtgcttctcgccctTCTTtgtgcagctgtgcctctcgctcttctttgtgcagctgtgcctctcgctcttctttgcgcagctgtgcctctcgttccTTTTTGCGCAGCtgcgcctctcgctcttcttggcgtagctgtgcctctcgctcatcCCGTTTCAGCTgtccttctgcttctcgctcttccgtgCGCAGCTGCGCCTCTcgctcttccctgcgcagctgtgcctttTGCTCAcgctcttccctgcgcagctgcgcctccagctgcagcttcaatatTTCCAGCTTGACGCTGCGCCTGCTGCCACTGGATCCCCTGCtacttccaccaatgctcaaatgttctcccacactggcaggtgtctgtggccattcctcccccaaagcttcatctcgtgccctgagctgtgccatgatctccagtcttctctctcccactttggaagatcttAATTTTATCCCAAAGTGGTCAGCTATTGATTGCAGCTGTGCCTAGGTgcactcctccaacacctgctcatctctagtgtcaatgaacctcgctaccttatcatcctccatcttgtgctatgagtgataacctgtacctgatacctaataccactgtaaAGTACCACAATTGCAACCTTTATGTTGATCggtatcctggcgaggtcgccaatgtcaggGTATGTCAACCACTTGatgaggggcgagtaacagtatacaagatatcctAGTACTTTATCCTGTCAACGGTCGCCAACGTcgaggtgtctctctctctacatggacaccacccagtagtattagcgataactgttactcaccgtagccctgcgggtcttcactcaatcctcgcggcgccactgtttgccaggagagtatcccagtcgatgATCCCCAGCCAGCCTTATAGCTAAAGAAAGAGTGGGAGCACAGTTGCTCTCTCCCAaacgtgtgcccgccccgacaagggctctactactaactgccaggtcgccaactggtgtttcacgtgtccagtaacacgtcagtggtattgtggaattgtgatACTAGTGATAGAGAGCTCACTCATTTGATCTGGTCtcaggcaggtatatgtctctaatactctcactctttggatctgttctatagcaacaagatatatggagggataatatAAACGCaatggtattttgtattttacttaaaacttcaAGGTATTATATCCGTATCAACAACCAAATAATCAAGTACACTGCAGAAATTCACTCTCTCTTCATATATCTGAGGCGCACCTAGAGGGTAACACTCTTCCCCCTCACGTCAACGTCATAATCAGCTGAGCCGCGCCCCTCTCGCCGTGTGAATGCTTAGTACTTGTTTTCCTGGCGTTATGTGCTCTGTTCCTTTAAATTCGAAGGAATCACTATATTTGTCATCAACACAATTtttctataatggcaatagaactcaatgaatcaccacactgatctcaagttcaataactcatttctacagCAATTAACATGATACTTCACTATAATGGCGTTGCACTGTACTTCATAATAATAACAATGACTGCAATTAACCACGGTACTGttcttagattcagtaattcctttcgcagGCGAtaccacaattaatcactgcacatatGGAAATGTTATCCAACACACCAACATGTACATATATAaagataaattcatcaatatcaataatcataagataaatactgggcacacagcctaacaccaataactggttcacttatatatatattctctagcataagttatcatattaatgtcacatgaaagaaatcattAACGACACAATCAATTCTTCAATaattccaggtgcctgcacaaaccacatatataaatatcgtgagagctctgtacagcctcactctgcacaactgtgccttactgtgacatacacataagtgagccttgctcacgacatgaaagatactctggctaaatatatagctgactaaaggggaattgggagggaaactagaatcacctacttccacctatcatctggtgagagttgaattgtagctcctggtccaggctctcacctcgttgtagggaacgcccccacacacacactgatgcgtcctccaggaacccaatcaacgtcccaaaataaacgtgtcgtctccgtgttctgtcctccgcaggtccgtgctcctccacaacgtcttgtagggttggagtcggtctcccgaccgtaaacttctcctcccaactacggctgccaacctacttctcggctgcagtcatcctgattcccaattagtttcttctttcactgcttcccggtggattggcccagccgctacgtcgtcactgtgaagctatcagacgtcccagatgtcactgtctagacttcacctgcacagcacccgaccctggagcacttgatgctcaatattccgtcaattccctcttcggttcacacatggaatgaaggaaaacctctcggcgtacttgcagactatggGTTTTACGTAAGATCCACAGGAGTGGGGTACTACTGTCAAATCCGACAGGACCAACCttcgcacatccgtccaccttgcttgtcgtgtcagactggttccctcacggaggatcggccgagccactacgtcatcactgtgaagctatcagacgtcccatacaccactgtctagactccactcttgcacaacacctgtccctggagtacttgttgctcaatattccgtcaattccctctctggtccaacacatgaacgaaggaagaccccacaggtgctggcagactgccggtgatgcgtaaatcctccggagacggggtaaactgttcaactgacaggaccccccagcgcacttccgacctccttgacgtgctgtctcagACTGGTGGCACCACAGAGGCGCAATCTCCGGaccccccctgccttcgtgacgtcatacttgccaggggcagttttcattggctccctgtaccacgtcgctgtcggtgaccaatctggtgccactgacgtcacacagttttggcggcaaaacggaggggccagcgccatattggcgtcccaaagggcctataccacaggccaaaatacttttcttttacGAATTCCTCGCCAACGcgtgaacactacactctcccacatatatcaaactgaggcccgcaacgtagagaacgctcgggtaaagtggatatgactcttacagcaggcgtgggagaaatataaggggggggaacacaaTCACAACGGGCAGCATAAAACTTCCACTAAACAGtaggacattgtaattgccagaattaggctgggatatcgattGTTGGGAAGAAAGTTTACTCTCtattgattgatatttaattaatagattaatttgaattaatcgaaggaccaccctattttgactgaaaagagaaacagataaagttaaatgataaggactgaaacaccagtgcctatggataagaaaCCGTTAAAGATTTATTCTTTAAAATTAAATAGGCTgtataatattaatgttcgaaaataaactttccgtccttcacaaaatttgggggttaataccagaagtaatctactcccagtacgcttcatcgaggctagttcttcctcgaataaaaattaGTAAATCTACTAAATGCTATTgagaaacattagataaattgattacTGATAAAAGAATATATATTGATTAACCAAGCAACTATTCTCATTTGATCTTTATGAGGCTAACATATTACATTaaatatctcaaatcaaataaactaaatccTTGCGATTGATCTAGACTTTTCTCAATCAAAGAAATAAGAGAAAagatttcagctgcttagctgtaatagtgaacggagaggtagaggtgcaatggCATCGTCTGCTACTTGCAGCAACACGTGAGTTCATGCATGGCGTGGGAACATGGTGACCACGACtgcttacaacacaagctgaaatttcaactgtATATAATCATGGGTTACACCTACTATCtaatatcctcactatgccataaaTGGAATAAATTTATTTTCTTATGGAggtacttattgtttggggaggtcgcgtagcataacgatggacagtgcacagtacaAGGATATAAAAAGAGATCTCATCATATAACCAAAACTAtaacacttaacctgctggttgtccaccgaagcaattcCAGATTGCTACTGGAGTAATTGGAtgctcctaggccgattaactgcaagggcctaacgtagtaTTGGTGGAAATCGACTCTCCCGAGATGCACAATGTGAATGTTGGCGTCTCTCGCTCATGTCTTAATGGCGGCGTCTCCGCTCTCCCTCACCTCGTCTCACACATTCACAATAAAAATTACTAATCATGGctaattcttttccgtgtaattactgatgtaacgcgttaatgagaaccgggttgtaattatagggaattaaataatatcatattctcgttaaatggtgttaaacaagaaatggagagaaaatttatctcctccatagcattcgtacgtaacagatgaaactgctacttgataataatttcagttaataactctcggttttggattaatGGGAGCTATATTATCCGTTGTTAATTActgtacggaatactgataatttcagAGAactacattcaattctctaacatattggtaataaatatgtttaaatgtaCATTTTCTGACGCATTCTTGTCTCTCtatgtcgtgagaatattagcaataggctcagataaagaaatattaactcatgttaacactaccgttagtgaaattaataactactgtaattagtatataataatgatgtattataatacaatggtagtgtattagtgttggaaatttccaacataactccgggggggggggggaaactcgggtcgcagttcaatgttgagtactgacgtacctatcccgaagttaatattaatgttagtacacacataacggatgtcccgtaattgtcaaggacagacAAGACtaagtcttgtaaaggaactcatgttaaatgtaaaacatggtaatgtgaatcatctaaagttgatAACTACTAAAGTCTACAATGTACTCCAGGAGTGGTGTCGCGATGACGTGTAACAGTTATGTTACTAAGTTTTAAAGCTTTGTAAACTCACAGATTCTCTAGATggaataatgttatagttgatagcctacacaaacaaattaatgattaaatcatacaatttaaggtaactgagaatccaccgtgaggtgaatgtcctgggtcattgtgacttgtaactgatttgttatttgacatcacaacacagcatcatcatgattactcaaattgaaTGGGAGATTATTTtctcttagtcagagctataataggcttgtagtttccgtttacattgttgagcagctgctctaggtgggcgggtgctcggtggctcagaattgttgtcctcggaaactgtaggtgaagttggttctgctaaacactctcgttctgctaattcgagaggtaccaacttctctaatgtttttagggtagtagtgcctcggcacaaaacccgtactactctcaggatgccttggtgatctgggtggatagagacaattttgcctataggccattctgacctgggtccatcactgtcaatcagtactaggtctcctggtttgagttgatctttattataggggctcgaagctccatagtggtgctctcgtagagctgtgaggtactctcgagtccacaccccattccacctttcaattactctcgagagatggtggtaactttccactaagtcactcctagttacatgggaagggtcgacgggatcttcttctgccaaaggtatcagagggctcagcaggcctccatgtattaaatgtgagggactcaggggttctctctgtgagaagtgatctgataggtaagttaatgggcgattgttgactcgtgcctcaatttccacgacgagtgtttggagttcagagaaactaattttctgtcgatgcaaggtcttccttaaacattttttgacagtccctatcatacgttcgtagaacccaccttgccagggggctctaggagcaataaatttccagtggcattgtcgtctctgcatgacagactgcacttctggatgattccatatctctcgtaggcaggcttctcctgccacaaaatttgaaccattatcagatatcattagtttgggacaggatctgcgttctgcaaatctacgaaaagcttggatgaaggcttcggcactcatgtccgaagtcacttctagatgtacgcctcgtgtggttgcactcgtgaagaggcaaatataagctttcactggtatcttatctggagtgccagtgaaaagcaaggctcctgtgtaatcgacaccagtggtctcaaagggacgaagatggactactctctccttagggagtggtggaggtcctgggtaaagacacactcgagcgtcgtatcttttgcagattacacagaacttaatgagtgatttgacagtttgacgaccttggggaagccaatatttctgtctcaagtcggtgagagtgtccaacactccaccatgcaaagtaccatattgatgatgatgtaaaactagaagttttgtaataatgtggtgacgtggtataaggatcggattctttgtatccaaatcaatttttgcatgaagcagacgtcctccacatcttaataTATTATAAGTGTTGGtaacataccagatacctagagacttggttaatttatctggaagattttcatattcacttccatacgtctcttgttgtgcacgtttgatccagtaaagGATAGGACTGGGAAACTTatgcctgattcctatcttagcaagaaattcAAACACATGTGCGGTCACTCTTAATatcttactcaagttagaataattgtgaggattaatagcagagattcgatgaggttctgggtctttcatgggagtagtgatactggtcactatgacttgtggtttctgtttgggccactgaccactaacaagccatgaaggtccattaaatcacatcgaagacttgattagctgttttaatgttaaccctcgagataagtaatctgcaggattatccttagtggggacatatctgctggatataaattcagacaattcatgaatttccctaacgcgattactaacgtagggagttttattgttgttgttgcttacccattgtaagactgcctcattgtctgaccacacaacgatttcaccaaagtggatattattgagtgttctggtcaggcaatgagccaatcgtactcccaccagtaatgcagttaactccatttgaggtaaagatctcttcttgattggagcaactactcaaatctctgaatatgttagacattacgtcactgcacattctctcatgtgtattatacatatataaaacgctaaactataatgccaatcctgatctcaaaagcttcatagaaggttgtaacagaacccatgagcaccacaccagaaataaatacagttttgatattcctagagtacgacttaatcaaactagaaatgctctacaaatcaaggggcccagaatgtggaatgaccttcccaaccatgttaaagactgtacctctctcaaccagtttaagttaaaaacgaagctatacctaataaattccctgtaacctaccttacccttctattgtcaaccaatgtctgtttttttttaaagagcgctgtttgtcgacattattgtatttgtgctgctttttcatatatgttttcatttcttgttttcattctactcattatgctgaattagtattaagcttgtcatttaagtttatcatgcccgaaacgctttgcgtaatagtggctttaggcattgtatgtactagctctacctataagtcaaccaatctttgtaaaaatttattgtatgtatgtaccttacctaaataaacattttattttattttattttttatttattaactcttgctttagatgtgagtaaaattgattgtgcactattgactaagtaggctgcagcgccatacactttgccagaggcattgcaaaaaacgtgcaaatttgtgggtaagttttgtcctgaagcattacgaggaaatttaaaAAACttaattgattgaaatccgttgtgagtatttgccatttatcttgcaactcaattggcaacggatcatcccatcccatatgtttctgccagcattcctgcatgaggagtttgccccttattaatataggactaaataagcccaaagggtcaaatggttgtctgacatacgagagtaattttctcacggtaagggatgaattattagTTCATACtggcttgacattcatctcgtcagtacctgtgttccattccacgcccagaacttttaattgattaggcacttGATAACCCCGAAatgctttctcgattatctggtttaatgatttattgtttgaggcccatgattgcagtggcatattggctcctaataactcacggttagcctcatggtagatttctaccaatttggatttgtcatttgtagttccctggaaattatagacatacaagttgtcactgatctccgttttataagggctatttgacttcttcaaatgtgtgtctaatgtggcttgaagtagaagcGGTAAAGAAGTCGcaccgaatagcacagaggcaaaccggtaggttatggcgtcactgtcaggatccagtgggtccttaatccaggg comes from the Procambarus clarkii isolate CNS0578487 chromosome 25, FALCON_Pclarkii_2.0, whole genome shotgun sequence genome and includes:
- the LOC138368466 gene encoding trichohyalin-like, which gives rise to MAQLRARDEALGEEWPQTPASVGEHLSIGGSSRGSSGSRRSVKLEILKLQLEAQLRREEREQKAQLRREEREAQLRTEEREAEGQLKRDEREAQLRQEEREAQLRKKEREAQLRKEEREAQLHKEEREAQLHKEGREAQLKREEREAQLRREEREAQLCKEEREAQLRREQRKLEARLKQQEVEANKEVELKRAELGLAPPVLPKQEDRRVTERDLPVFVPNEAEGFFDHFERIATLKKWPRAELVQSRLTGEALEAYNMLDLRECTNYVAVKRAVLHSFKLTLECYRKKFRECTRSPGKSYAETARDMERKFLKWLESKGAKSTEDVKRLKVMEKFMFMLSPEIRVIVKEADIKDLRATADRADMLEEAL